In Alphaproteobacteria bacterium, the genomic stretch CAAAACCTCTAATTTCCATTCCCCCAAATGTTCCTGCAGACGGGCCTTCCACGCTGCATCCACTCGATTTCCCATTTGAAGGATAGATCTGTTTTTTGAGGCCTGTGCATTCCTAAAAATACCGGCCCTCAGCCCATGATCCGCCGTGAAGATAAAAACGAGAGCGTTTTTTTCTCCATGATTTTTAGCACCAACAATCACCCCTTGGGTTACCCAGTTTGTCATAGTTTTCCTTGTCTTGCGTCCTTGCGAGAAGGGCCAGCGGCCCGACGAAGCAATCCAGCTTCCTTTTTTCCGTGCTACATGGCGTTTCTCCATGGTTGCTCTGCAACAGCTGGATCGCCACGCCCCTGTGGGGCTCGCGACGACGGAAAATGGAGCGTTTCGCGAAGTAATCGGCCAAAAGGCTAAGCTTTGCGCCGGCGGCGGCGATATTGGAATAAGGATAATACCCCCACAATCAGAAGGGCAACCCCAAAGGCCAGATATTTTCTGTAACGATCGAAATCTTCCACTAGATTCTCAAGAGCCAAAGCTGAGGAGTACCCGAAGTACACAACAATCGTTGCCCAGATAAGGGATGAAATGCTGACCAGAACTGCATAGCGATAAAACTTAACGGGGCTATTCCCAATCACCAAAGGAGTCACAGTACGAATGCCATAAACGAAGCGGAATCCCAGAATAAAATAGGTATTATACTTTAAAATATAGGAAATAATTTTTTCAATTTTATGGAAGATTTTTGGGTTTCTCTCAAAGAATTTTTGACCCACAAAACGCCCTACAAAAAACAGAGCATTGTCATGCAGAACGGCCCCCAGGAAGGCAATTAGAATCACCAGATGCACTTGCATAAGGCCGTAATAGGCGGCAGCACCGGCCAGAATAAGCACAGTTTCCCCCTCAACCAGGGCTCCAATAATCACAATCCAATACTGGTATTTTTGCAAAAGTGCCATCCAGAAAGCAGGCTCAAATAGCCCAACAACATAGCTGCCCATGCTATGAAAAAATTCTGATATCCAAGAAAAAGAGTGACTAATTATTTCCATAGTTTTTTTATGACATGCCTACAAAAAAAATACAAGGCTATCTCCCAATAATACCTTGCATAAATCGTGTGGTTTTCATACTCTAGGAAAATCATGAGCATTCTTAAAAAATTCTTATTTACTGTATTCTTTCCTTATCTTGCCCTGTCTTTTGGCAATGATTTTATGAAAAAGGGGTTTTCTGAGGTTGGCGAAAGCGTTATGCCTGCCATCGTCAGTGTAGCGGTGATTTCAACTGTCAATGACACAGACGCCTTGAAAGCGCGTTTGCTGTATATGCTGCAAAGCCCCAGAAAAGATCTGTTTGGTCAGGCAATCATCAATGGCCCCCGGAAAGTGGGTGGCACAGGATCCGGCTTCATCATTGACCCCCGGGGGTACATTGTCACCAACTATCACGTAGTGGAAGATGCTATCAGCATTAAGGTTTTAATGAATGATGAAACGATTCTAAAGGCAGAGTTGGTGGGGTATGATCCCGGCACAGATTTAGCCGTCATAAAGGTTGACTCTAAAAAAAGACTACCCGCTTTAAGATGGGCAGACTCCAACAAAATTAAAATCGGACAATGGGTCATGGCCTTAGGAAATCCCTATGGGTTGGGGCCAACATTGACAAGCGGGGTCATTTCTTCATCAGCCAGAAACCTGGATAATCCTCAAGTCCATTTTGAAAGTGCCCAGTTGATTCATAACTTCATTCAAACGGATGCCGCCATTAACCGAGGCAATTCCGGAGGACCATTGGTGGATGTTCATGGAAGCGTAGTGGGGGTTAACTTTGCGATTGTAACGTCCTCAGGTGGCAGTGATGGTATAGGTTTGGCTATTCCTGCCAATATGGCCAAAAAAATCACCAACAATATCATCAATTATGGCCGTATTAAGCGGGCATGGCTAGGCGTGGCCGTTCAGGCTGTTACCAAAGAAATCGGCCAAAATTTGGGACTTGAAAATCCCCGTGGTGCCATTATTACAACCACCACGGAAGGGGGCCCTTCAGAAAGTGCTGGCCTTAAATCTGGAGATATTATTCTGTCAATTGAAGGCAAACTTATTAAGGACGCTGCCGATGTAAGACGCATTATTGGAGAGCTCTCCGTAGGGCAAACCATTTCCGTTGAAGTGTGGCGTGACAAAAAATCTCTCAAAGTAAAAGCTAAATTGGACGAATTCCAAAGTCACGAAGATTACAAAAAAACCATGAAGTCCTCAAAAATAGACTTAAAAGAACATGTGGTCGTTGATGCCTTTGATTTTGGCGTCACCTCTTTAACAGCCCAGTTCCGCCAAAGATTCGGCGCAGAAAATCCAAAGATTCAGGGTGTTGTGATCTCAGATTTAAAAGACGGCGGATGGGCCATGAAACATGGTCTGGCCGTTGGGGACATTATTATGGAAGTGAACAGGACGAGCGTTTCTACCATACAGGGCTTTAAAGAAAGCCTAGAAAGTGGTTTGAAGGCTAAAAAACCCCTGTTGCTTCTGATTTACAAAATGGGTATGAAATTCTTTGTGGGCCTTGATAAAAAAGCCGTGGAAGAGGGCTTGTAAGAGGTTTTAAAAATTGAGGCCGAGTTCTTGATAGATGTACGGTCTATCTTTCCACTTCTCATCCACCCTTACATGCAGCATAAGGTGTACGGGGGTTCCTAAAAATTTACTGATGGAGTGGCGAGCGGATTCACCGATGGCTTTAATTTTCTGCCCTTGCTTGCCCAGAATGATGCCTTTATAGCCTTCGCGCTCAACCAGAATTGTTTGAACGATTTTGATACTTTTATTGCGGAATTTTTCCCAGGCTTCTGTTTCAACTGTAATCCCATAGGGGATTTCTTCATGCAGATGATGCATCAGAGCTTCCCGAGTAAACTCGGCCGCAATAACCCGTTCTGACAAATCTGACAACTGGTCTTCAGGGTAGAACCATGGGGATTCAGGCATATTATCCAGCAAGAATCTTTCAAGCTCTTCCAGGCCATCTTTTTTCTTAGCAGAAATCATAAAAACCTTTTGAAAAAGACCTGTATCATATAACTCTTTGCCCCGCACAAGCAGTTTGGTTTTGTCGGGCACTAGATCTATTTTGTTTAAAACCAGTAGACATTTTTTGTCAGAGCTTTTAATGCGCTCCATAATAACCGCCAGATCCTCTTTAAAAGAATCTCGGGATGCATCCACAATCATCAGAATAAGATTTGATTCCAAAGCCGCCTGCCAAGCGGTTTCCACCATAGCTTTTTCCAGACGTGACTTTGGATTCACAAAAATCCCCGGCGTATCCATCAACACAACCTGGCTTTCATCTTTTGTGTGAATGCCCGCTATGCGGCACCGAGTTGTCTGCGACTTATGGCAAACAATTGATATTTTGGTGCCCAAAAGAGCATTCAACAAAGTCGACTTGCCCGCGTTAGGGGCGCCAATTAAAGCAACAAATCCAAATTTCTTCACAAATTTTCCTTAGGTGTTAAATGGGGCGTTAAACGGGCCATCATTTTTCCAGCGGCCTCTTGTTCTGCCTGTCGTTTCGAATAACCCTGCCCAATTTCAGGTTCATGACCGGTAATTTTCACCTGCACCGTAAAAAAAGGTGCATGGGCAGGTCCTTGGATATCACGAACAGAGTATTGAGGCAAGGATTTTCCCCGTTTTTGCAAATATTCCTGCAGGGCAGTTTTAGCATCCAGTTCTTCCATATGATCCACTTCTTCAAATAGAAAACTCCAGGCTTCTAAGATAAAAGCTTTAGCGGCTTCTAATCCTCCATCCGTATAGATGGCCCCAATCAAGGCCTCACATCCATCTCCCAAAATAGAAAGATTGTGACGGCCTCCGGATACTTCTTCACTTTCGGCCATTTGAACCACTTTGCCTAAATTAATTCTTTCCCCTACTTTGGCTAAGGATTCACGCCGCACCAAATTACTCAGCTGCTTTGAAAGCACCCCTTCATGTTCGGCTGGGTACCGTTGCAAAAGATAGTCCGCAATGATTAGGCCCAGAACCCGATCCCCCAAAAATTCACATCGTTGGTAAAAAGAAGGCCCCTCAAAAGGTAAACTGGGATGCCGCAAAACGCGAGCCAGAGTATCTGGATTTTTGAATTGGTAATTGATCTGAAGAGTTTTAGAATCCATCTTATTCTGGGGATGAGAAGAATCGTTTGAACCGGATAATATGATGCAAATCCCATACCTTGTACAAGGACCAAATGCTTGAATCGAAAGACATCATGATAAACATCATGGGCCCAATAAAGTAATCTCTATGCACATATCCTAATTTCTGGAAACGACTGTCATCTGATCTGTTCCGGTTGTCCCCCATCATGAAATAGTGATCTTCTGGCACAGTAAATTCTTCAGTATTATCACCCATCTCAAGTCCTTCAACAGAATACCTTAAAATTTTATGCTTCTTTCCGTTAGGCAAGGTCTCAACAAATTGGGGAATGGCCTGCATATACCCTAAGGACGTCCGCTCTGTATAGTCCTCAAGACGCTCTTGAGGGCAGGCACCGCCGTTAATATATAAAACCCCCTGTTTAACTTGAATTTTGTCACCAGGACGACCAATCAACCGTTTAATCCAGTATTCTGATGTATCCCCAGGGAATCGAAAAACCATAATTTCTCCAACAGGAGGTTCTTTGAATAGAACACGTCCGGGCACAAGGGGCAGACTGAAAGGAAAGGAATGACGACTATAGCCGTACTTCCAAGAACTCACCCACAAATAATCCCCCACCAGCATGGTTGGATACATAGATTCAGACGGTATTTTAAAAGGCTGCATCACTAAACTGCGCACCGCAAGGGCCACAAAAATCGCAAAGATCAGCTCTCCAATGGCCTTCCAAGCTTTGCGTTTATCTTGTAAAGAAACCCCTAAAAAGCTTTCAAAAAGTTTTAAAATTTTGTGTGTTATTTTATCCATTCTTTTTCCATTTCAAGTTGATATCACCACAAAGGCCTGAGCCAAAGGGTGCTCATCTGCCAAACTAAGATGTACAGTAAACTCCTCTGTTCCAAACTTTTCCTTTAAGGCATGTTCCAATTTTTTATCAAGAGTAATCAACGGCTTACCCTTATCATCATTTGTAACACAAATATTTAAAAAAGTAATGTCCTGTCGAAAGCCCAATCCGCAAGCTTTAACAAAAGCCTCTTTTGCTGCAAACCGTTTCGCAACAAAACTGGCTTGCAGTTTTAAAGTACCATATTTTTTCCCCTGTTGTATTTCTGACTCAACACACACAAATCTTAAAAATCTAGGGCCAAAGCGCTCTAGCAATCTTTCGATGCGGCGAATATCAACAAGATCTGTTCCAATGCCTAAAATCATTTAGGGCCTGTCCACTAAATGAATCATTTCATGGGCCCGTAAGGACGCAATGATCGTATCAAGTTGCTGAATGTCTTTCACATTAACATCAATCAGAAAGTCAAAAAAATCCACATGGCGGCGAGTCAGTTTTAAATTGAAAATATTTCCCCCATGATTGCCAATAATAGTTGCCAAGGTCCCCAAACTTCCTGCTTTATTCTGTAAGGTAACAAAAAGACGCCCCACATAAATTTCATCTTTTGTATCGCCCCAAGATACCTCCAAAAGGCGATCTGGGCTTTCGTCAAATTCTTTGACTAATTCGCATGTTGACAGATGGATAGTGACACCCTTTCCAGCTGTAATAATCCCTGTGATTTTTTCGCCCGGCAAAGGGTGACAGCACCCGGCATAATGGATCGCCATGCCCGGAATCAATCCTCGAATAGCCACACGGTTTCGGGTTGTTTTTTTAACTTTTTCTCCCTCTTCTACCTGAGGTTTACTCTCTGATGCTTCTGGACTAATAAAAGACACCACATCTGAAATTGCAATAAGATTTTCCCCAAGACACATACATAAATCTTCCACGGTTTCTAAATGAAAATGCTGGGCCGCTGTGCTTAGAACTTCATCTTCAAAGGCAATATTACGATTTTCAAGCTCTTTTAAAAGAATCGATTTTCCAAGATTAATAAATTGAGACCGTCTCTTTGATTTTACAAAGCGCCGAATGCTAGCCTTAGCTTTGCCTGTAACCACAAAACGCTCCCAAGTTGGGGAAGGAACCTGCTGGACTGAGGTGATAATTTCAACCTGATCTCCATTCTTCAGTTCACTTCTTAAGGGCATTAACTTGCCGTTAATTTTAGCCTCTTTACATCGATTTCCAATATCCGCGTTCAGAGCATAGGCAAAATCTACAACAGTTGCCCCCTTTGGCAAATCAACCAAATCCCCATGGGGCGTAAAACAAAAAACCTGATCCTGAAACATTTCAAGTTTTGTATTTTCTAAGAATTCTGCAGACCCAGAGGTTTGCTCTAAAACATCCAAAAGCCCCCGCACCCACCTGTACTGAGTGCCTTCTTTCAAGGGAACTTTTTGCTTATATTGCCAGTGGGCTGCAATACCATATTCGGCAATTTCCTGCATTCCAAACGTACGGATTTGTATTTCAATTTGCCGTTGATTTGGCGCAATAACATGGGTATGAAGAGATTGATAGTTATTAGGTTTTGGGGTTGAAATATAGTCCTTAAACTTGCCAGGAATCACAAAATACTCGCTATGAATAAGCCCCAAAGATTGGTAACAATCAGCAACTGACCCAACCAAGACACGAAAAGCAACAATGTCGGAAAGCTGCTCAAAACTAACGTTTTTCTGCTGCATTTTTCGCCAAATGGCATAAATCTTTTTTTGGCGACCGCTGATAGTTGCCTTGACCCCTCCCCTTTCTAAAATATTTTCCAAATCGCTAATGACAAGAGAGTTCGTATTGGGATCTGATTTACACAATTGTTCTATACGAGTCTTAATGCTGCCATACGCTTGAGGATTTAATTGGGCAAATGAGAGTTCTTGTAATTCTTCTTGGATAATATTCAACCCAATTCTTTGGGCCAAAGGCGCATAAATTTCCAAGGTTTCCAGGGCAATACGCCGACGACTAGTTTCCAGAAGCAAATGATGAATGGTGCGCATATTATGCAGACGGTCCGCCATTTTGATCAATAAAACACGGATGTCATCAGCAACTGCCAGAACAAATTTTCTGAAATTTTCTGCTTGTTTACTAACTGTTGATTGAAATTCGATACGGGCTAATTTGGTCACCCCCTGAACAAGTTTTTGAACTTCCTCTCCAAAGAGTTTTCGGATATCTTCCGATGTGGCTGATGTATCTTCCACTGTGTCATGTAACATCCCGGCAATAATCGACGCCATATCCACTTTCAAATCAGCTAAGATTTCAACAACTTCTAGGGGGTGTGAAATATAAGGGTCTCCCGATGCTCTTTTTTGCCCCTCATGGTGTTGGCGTGCGAAGTCATAGGCCCTAGCCAAATCTTTCAGATCTGCCTGGGGGTTATACCCTAATATTTTTTGTCCTAGTGCTTCAATCCTATCCTGCATAGCTAACTTATATAATCAAAAGGGGCCTTAAGGCCCCTTTTGTAATTTATTATTTTTATAAATTTTTCATTACAAACTCGAAAGGTCCTCTTCCGAAACATCTGCATCACTTTCCTGAATATCTATTTCCGTTAATTCCTCGTCTAAACTTTCCGTCACAGACAAGTCATCTTCTCTTAGCTCTTCCTCTATATTACCACCTTCGGATCCATGAAGCCAGTGACTTTCCTCAGCCAACATCTCATCCAATAGGGGGCTTCCTTCTTCTTCATCCTGTTCTGAATGTTTTTGCAAGCCTTTAACGGTTGCATCTCTTAGTTTCTGAACAGAAACAGTGCCTTCGGCAATTTCGCGCAAAGCAATGACTGAGTTTTTGTCATTATCACGATCCACTGTAAGTGGGGACCCCGTGGTAATCTCCTGTACTCTCTGTACAGAGAAAAGAACAAGTTCAAAGGGGTTAGGCACTTTTAATATGCAATCTTCAATCGTTACGCGAGCCATTATATAATCCTTAAGAAAATTTGAAATAAGTTACAAGTAATAATGGTATAACTATCTTTAAGTCATTATGCAAATGAAAAATTGATTAATGTCAGAAATTCTTATATAAAAGGCCAATGAAAATTGTCTTGATCAGTAATGCCGCAAGTTTAGAAGAATTCTGTCTGCAAGCCCAAAAAGAATCTTGTATTGGGGTTGATACAGAGTTTTGCCGTATCACCACCTATTGGCCCCAAATTCGTTTAGTTCAAATCGCCACAAGCGATACAATTGCATTAATAGACCCTCTTAGCCTGGAAAATTTGGACCCCTTAAAAACCCTATTTTATGATGAAAAAATCCTAAAGATATTTCATGCGGCCCGGCAAGATTTGGAAATATTCTTCTATCTATGGGGGCAAATTCCTGGCCCCATCGCCGATACCCAGCTTTTAGCTTGCCTTTGTGGGTATGGGGAAAGTATTTCATATGAAAAACTGGTAAAATCTGTCTTGGGCAAAACAATTAACAAGAATGTTTCCTATACAGAATGGGATCAACGGCCCCTAACGGAACACCAAATTTCCTATGCTGCGGCTGATGTTCGTCACTTGGAAACACTGTACACTCAATTAAGCAAAAGAGCTGGAAACAAGATTTCGTGGATTCAAGAAGAAATGGATACTCTAGAGTCGCCCACAACCTATAAACATCTACCGGAAAACGGCTGGAAGCGCATAAAAATTACTTTTCCAAATTCAAACCCTCAATTTTGGGCAAATCTTAAAGGTCTTGCTGCTTGGCGGGAAGAACTAGCCCAAAAAACCGATACAGTTCGCAGCCGTATTTTGAAAGATGATGTTTTGAAAGACCTGGCAAGGAAAGATCCCCTTTCAGTACAAGATTTAGAGCGCGCCCTTCCGCATGATAAAAAGAATATGGCTACCTCTATTTTGGAGCAGATAGCCCAGTGCGGGGCTATTACCCCTCCCTTTTCTTCAAAAGATCTTAAAAATCCCTGCAAAATAGACCTATTGAAAATTCTGTTGAAACAAGTGGCTGATGATCATAATATACCTTCAAGGCTAATTGCGTCACA encodes the following:
- the lepB gene encoding signal peptidase I is translated as MDKITHKILKLFESFLGVSLQDKRKAWKAIGELIFAIFVALAVRSLVMQPFKIPSESMYPTMLVGDYLWVSSWKYGYSRHSFPFSLPLVPGRVLFKEPPVGEIMVFRFPGDTSEYWIKRLIGRPGDKIQVKQGVLYINGGACPQERLEDYTERTSLGYMQAIPQFVETLPNGKKHKILRYSVEGLEMGDNTEEFTVPEDHYFMMGDNRNRSDDSRFQKLGYVHRDYFIGPMMFIMMSFDSSIWSLYKVWDLHHIIRFKRFFSSPE
- the acpS gene encoding holo-ACP synthase, with amino-acid sequence MILGIGTDLVDIRRIERLLERFGPRFLRFVCVESEIQQGKKYGTLKLQASFVAKRFAAKEAFVKACGLGFRQDITFLNICVTNDDKGKPLITLDKKLEHALKEKFGTEEFTVHLSLADEHPLAQAFVVIST
- the rpoZ gene encoding DNA-directed RNA polymerase subunit omega — encoded protein: MARVTIEDCILKVPNPFELVLFSVQRVQEITTGSPLTVDRDNDKNSVIALREIAEGTVSVQKLRDATVKGLQKHSEQDEEEGSPLLDEMLAEESHWLHGSEGGNIEEELREDDLSVTESLDEELTEIDIQESDADVSEEDLSSL
- the rnd gene encoding ribonuclease D, whose amino-acid sequence is MKIVLISNAASLEEFCLQAQKESCIGVDTEFCRITTYWPQIRLVQIATSDTIALIDPLSLENLDPLKTLFYDEKILKIFHAARQDLEIFFYLWGQIPGPIADTQLLACLCGYGESISYEKLVKSVLGKTINKNVSYTEWDQRPLTEHQISYAAADVRHLETLYTQLSKRAGNKISWIQEEMDTLESPTTYKHLPENGWKRIKITFPNSNPQFWANLKGLAAWREELAQKTDTVRSRILKDDVLKDLARKDPLSVQDLERALPHDKKNMATSILEQIAQCGAITPPFSSKDLKNPCKIDLLKILLKQVADDHNIPSRLIASQQELENFVHNPKKHLVTTGWRGEIFGQEALAILHGKKAIGLKKDKIHMFNVLELEEVE
- the era gene encoding GTPase Era; its protein translation is MKKFGFVALIGAPNAGKSTLLNALLGTKISIVCHKSQTTRCRIAGIHTKDESQVVLMDTPGIFVNPKSRLEKAMVETAWQAALESNLILMIVDASRDSFKEDLAVIMERIKSSDKKCLLVLNKIDLVPDKTKLLVRGKELYDTGLFQKVFMISAKKKDGLEELERFLLDNMPESPWFYPEDQLSDLSERVIAAEFTREALMHHLHEEIPYGITVETEAWEKFRNKSIKIVQTILVEREGYKGIILGKQGQKIKAIGESARHSISKFLGTPVHLMLHVRVDEKWKDRPYIYQELGLNF
- the rnc gene encoding ribonuclease III; amino-acid sequence: MDSKTLQINYQFKNPDTLARVLRHPSLPFEGPSFYQRCEFLGDRVLGLIIADYLLQRYPAEHEGVLSKQLSNLVRRESLAKVGERINLGKVVQMAESEEVSGGRHNLSILGDGCEALIGAIYTDGGLEAAKAFILEAWSFLFEEVDHMEELDAKTALQEYLQKRGKSLPQYSVRDIQGPAHAPFFTVQVKITGHEPEIGQGYSKRQAEQEAAGKMMARLTPHLTPKENL
- a CDS encoding Do family serine endopeptidase codes for the protein MSILKKFLFTVFFPYLALSFGNDFMKKGFSEVGESVMPAIVSVAVISTVNDTDALKARLLYMLQSPRKDLFGQAIINGPRKVGGTGSGFIIDPRGYIVTNYHVVEDAISIKVLMNDETILKAELVGYDPGTDLAVIKVDSKKRLPALRWADSNKIKIGQWVMALGNPYGLGPTLTSGVISSSARNLDNPQVHFESAQLIHNFIQTDAAINRGNSGGPLVDVHGSVVGVNFAIVTSSGGSDGIGLAIPANMAKKITNNIINYGRIKRAWLGVAVQAVTKEIGQNLGLENPRGAIITTTTEGGPSESAGLKSGDIILSIEGKLIKDAADVRRIIGELSVGQTISVEVWRDKKSLKVKAKLDEFQSHEDYKKTMKSSKIDLKEHVVVDAFDFGVTSLTAQFRQRFGAENPKIQGVVISDLKDGGWAMKHGLAVGDIIMEVNRTSVSTIQGFKESLESGLKAKKPLLLLIYKMGMKFFVGLDKKAVEEGL
- a CDS encoding DedA family protein, producing MEIISHSFSWISEFFHSMGSYVVGLFEPAFWMALLQKYQYWIVIIGALVEGETVLILAGAAAYYGLMQVHLVILIAFLGAVLHDNALFFVGRFVGQKFFERNPKIFHKIEKIISYILKYNTYFILGFRFVYGIRTVTPLVIGNSPVKFYRYAVLVSISSLIWATIVVYFGYSSALALENLVEDFDRYRKYLAFGVALLIVGVLSLFQYRRRRRKA
- a CDS encoding bifunctional (p)ppGpp synthetase/guanosine-3',5'-bis(diphosphate) 3'-pyrophosphohydrolase; the protein is MQDRIEALGQKILGYNPQADLKDLARAYDFARQHHEGQKRASGDPYISHPLEVVEILADLKVDMASIIAGMLHDTVEDTSATSEDIRKLFGEEVQKLVQGVTKLARIEFQSTVSKQAENFRKFVLAVADDIRVLLIKMADRLHNMRTIHHLLLETSRRRIALETLEIYAPLAQRIGLNIIQEELQELSFAQLNPQAYGSIKTRIEQLCKSDPNTNSLVISDLENILERGGVKATISGRQKKIYAIWRKMQQKNVSFEQLSDIVAFRVLVGSVADCYQSLGLIHSEYFVIPGKFKDYISTPKPNNYQSLHTHVIAPNQRQIEIQIRTFGMQEIAEYGIAAHWQYKQKVPLKEGTQYRWVRGLLDVLEQTSGSAEFLENTKLEMFQDQVFCFTPHGDLVDLPKGATVVDFAYALNADIGNRCKEAKINGKLMPLRSELKNGDQVEIITSVQQVPSPTWERFVVTGKAKASIRRFVKSKRRSQFINLGKSILLKELENRNIAFEDEVLSTAAQHFHLETVEDLCMCLGENLIAISDVVSFISPEASESKPQVEEGEKVKKTTRNRVAIRGLIPGMAIHYAGCCHPLPGEKITGIITAGKGVTIHLSTCELVKEFDESPDRLLEVSWGDTKDEIYVGRLFVTLQNKAGSLGTLATIIGNHGGNIFNLKLTRRHVDFFDFLIDVNVKDIQQLDTIIASLRAHEMIHLVDRP